In one window of Hevea brasiliensis isolate MT/VB/25A 57/8 chromosome 10, ASM3005281v1, whole genome shotgun sequence DNA:
- the LOC110644682 gene encoding RNA-dependent RNA polymerase 6 gives MWKASPPARSSSSTPAEPTQYPSSSSCLLVWISSIGMETEKSEKDTVVTQVSIGGFDIHVKAKDLVAYLENKIGLVWRCRLKTSWTPPESYPYFEASNTADFQRTERYSRIEPHAFVHFASPESTTWAKDAAGRCELFLNDRPLKVSLGPENPFHMNQRRRTTTPFKLSDVGIEIGTVNHNEFLVGWRGPSGVDFLVDPFDGTCKFCFTRDTAFSLKDTTEYAVIRCDFKLEFLVRDINEVKQYTDRSTSTLGILLQLASAPSVWYRTADDDIEVSVPFDLLDDDDPWIRTTDFTPSGAIGRCNSYRVSVPPRHGAKLNRALSYLREQRVQVEFLKLPLKNLNEPEYGMPVSDPFFCIHHKEGIAFEVMFLVNSVMHKGIFNQHQLSDSFFDLLRNRPLDVNLAALKHICSYKRPVFDAHKCLKAVQQWLLKNPKLFKSPKQLDDIVEIRRLAITPTRAYCLPPEVELSNRVLRKYKDIADRFLRVTFMDEGLQTINANTLTYYAAPIVKDITSNSFSQKTRVFKRVKGILTDGFYLCGRRYSFLAFSSNQLRDRSAWFFAENENISVHQIRNWMGRFTNKNIAKCAARMGQCFSSTYATVDVPLAEADLSVPDIERNGYTFSDGIGIITPDLAKEVAEKLKLDANPPCAYQIRYAGCKGVVACWPAQGDGIRLSLRPSMNKFLSNHTTLEICSWTRFQPGFLNRQIITLLSTLKVQDEIFWNMQIAMVSKLDQMLKDADVAFDVITASCTEQGNTAAIMLSAGFKPQKEPHLRGMLTCIRAAQLWGLREKARIFVPSGRWLMGCLDELGVLEQGQCFIQVSNPSLENCFSKHGSRFSETKKHLQVIKGTVVIAKNPCLHPGDIRILEAVDAPGLHHLHDCLIFPQKGDRPHTNEASGSDLDGDLYFVTWDENLIPPSKKSWAPMQYDATEAKVLNRAVSYQDIIDFFARHMVNENLGAICNAHVVHADLSEFGALYENCIKLAELAATAVDFPKTGKLVTMPAHLKPKMYPDFMGKEDYQSYKSTKILGRLYRQIKDAYDDNVEAASSELIVVPGDIPYDRDLEVFGSSDYILDAWDQKCSYDGQLKGLLGQYKVRREEEVVTGHIWSMPKYNSRKQGELKERLKQSYSVLKKEFRQVFEKLDLDFEELQDDEKNLLYERKASAWYQVAYHPKWIKKSMELQEPDAAANAAMLSFAWIAADYLARIKIRCRGIEGVDTAKPVNSLVKYLADRI, from the exons ATGTGGAAAGCATCTCCACCAGCTCGCTCCTCCTCTTCGACACCTGCAGAACCCACGCAATACCCCTCCTCTTCAAGCTGCTTGCTAGTGTGG ATCTCCAGCATAGGAATGGAGACAGAGAAAAGTGAGAAGGATACAGTGGTAACTCAAGTTAGTATTGGTGGATTTGACATTCATGTCAAGGCAAAAGATCTTGTGGCGTATTTGGAAAATAAGATTGGACTTGTTTGGCGGTGTAGACTGAAGACCTCTTGGACCCCCCCAGAGTCCTATCCATATTTTGAGGCATCTAACACTGCAGACTTCCAAAGAACAGAGAGGTATAGTAGGATAGAGCCTCATGCATTTGTGCATTTTGCCTCACCTGAATCAACTACCTGGGCTAAAGATGCTGCAGGGCGCTGTGAGCTTTTCTTGAATGACAGACCTTTGAAAGTTAGTCTGGGGCCTGAAAATCCATTTCACATGAATCAGAGGAGGAGAACGACAACTCCCTTTAAATTATCTGATGTGGGTATTGAGATTGGAACTGTTAATCATAATGAATTCTTGGTTGGTTGGAGAGGACCTTCTGGGGTTGATTTTCTTGTGGATCCTTTTGATGGGACATGCAAGTTTTGTTTCACAAGGGATACTGCCTTCTCCTTGAAAGACACAACTGAGTATGCAGTGATTAGATGTGACTTTAAATTGGAGTTCCTGGTGAGAGACATCAATGAGGTGAAACAATACACAGATCGGAGCACTTCAACCCTAGGGATCCTTTTGCAGCTGGCTTCTGCACCTTCTGTCTGGTATAGAACTGCTGACGATGACATTGAAGTGTCAGTTCCCTTTGATTTGTTGGATGACGATGATCCTTGGATCCGGACCACTGATTTTACACCTAGTGGGGCCATTGGTCGGTGTAATTCATATCGAGTTTCAGTCCCCCCTCGCCATGGTGCGAAGTTGAATAGGGCGTTGAGCTATCTAAGAGAACAAAGAGTGCAGGTGGAATTCCTCAAATTACCTCTTAAGAACTTGAATGAACCAGAGTATGGGATGCCTGTGTCGGATCCTTTCTTTTGTATTCATCACAAGGAAGGGATAGCTTTTGAGGTAATGTTCTTGGTGAATTCTGTCATGCATAAAGGAATATTCAATCAACATCAATTATCTGACAGTTTCTTTGATTTACTGAGAAACAGACCTCTGGACGTTAATCTGGCAGCATTGAAGCACATTTGTTCTTATAAACGCCCAGTGTTTGATGCTCATAAATGTCTCAAAGCTGTCCAACAATGGTTACTGAAAAACCCCAAACTTTTCAAGAGCCCTAAACAGCTGGATGATATTGTAGAAATTAGGCGGTTGGCTATTACTCCTACCAGAGCATATTGCCTTCCACCTGAAGTAGAACTCTCCAATAGAGTTTTGAGAAAATATAAAGACATTGCCGACCGATTTCTAAGAGTTACCTTTATGGATGAGGGCTTGCAGACAATCAACGCAAACACTCTCACTTATTATGCTGCTCCTATAGTAAAAGATATCACTTCTAACTCTTTCTCTCAGAAGACAAGAGTCTTCAAAAGGGTGAAGGGTATTCTGACGGATGGATTTTATTTATGTGGTCGAAGGTACTCATTTTTGGCCTTCTCATCCAATCAATTGAGGGATCGTTCTGCATGGTTTTTTGCTGAAAATGAGAATATTAGCGTTCATCAAATCAGAAACTGGATGGGTAGGTTCACCAATAAGAACATTGCAAAATGTGCTGCTAGGATGGGCCAGTGTTTCTCCTCTACATATGCGACTGTTGATGTTCCACTAGCAGAGGCTGATCTTTCCGTTCCTGATATTGAAAGGAACGGTTATACATTTTCTGATGGTATTGGTATTATAACGccagatcttgcaaaggaagttgCAGAAAAGTTGAAATTGGATGCTAATCCACCATGTGCTTACCAGATTAGGTACGCAGGATGTAAAGGGGTTGTGGCTTGCTGGCCAGCCCAGGGTGATGGGATTCGCCTGTCTTTGAGGCCCAGTATGAACAAGTTCCTGTCAAACCACACCACCTTGGAAATCTGCTCATGGACCAGGTTTCAGCCTGGTTTTTTAAATAGGCAGATTATTACCTTGCTTTCCACTTTGAAAGTTCAAGATGAAATATTTTGGAATATGCAGATTGCTATGGTCTCCAAACTAGATCAGATGCTCAAGGATGCCGATGTAGCATTTGATGTTATCACTGCATCATGCACTGAGCAAGGTAATACTGCAGCAATAATGTTGAGTGCAGGTTTCAAGCCTCAAAAGGAACCTCACTTACGAGGCATGCTAACTTGTATAAGAGCTGCACAGCTTTGGGGCCTCAGGGAAAAGGCTAGAATCTTTGTTCCCTCGGGTAGATGGTTGATGGGCTGCTTGGACGAGCTAGGGGTGCTTGAGCAAGGTCAGTGCTTTATCCAAGTGTCTAACCCATCTTTGGAAAACTGTTTCTCCAAGCATGGCTCAAGGTTTAGTGAGACGAAGAAACATCTACAAGTAATCAAGGGGACTGTGGTGATAGCTAAGAATCCTTGTCTTCATCCTGGAGATATAAGGATCCTGGAAGCAGTTGATGCTCCTGGACTACACCATTTACATGATTGCCTTATCTTCCCACAGAAAGGTGACAGGCCCCACACAAATGAAGCTTCTGGAAGTGACCTTGATGGAGATCTGTACTTTGTGACATGGGATGAAAATCTTATTCCACCAAGTAAGAAGAGCTGGGCACCAATGCAGTATGATGCTACCGAAGCCAAGGTCCTAAATCGCGCTGTCAGTTATCAG GATATTATAGATTTTTTTGCAAGGCATATGGTAAATGAGAATTTGGGGGCAATCTGTAATGCTCATGTTGTTCATGCTGACTTGAGTGAATTTGGGGCTTTGTATGAGAATTGCATAAAACTGGCAGAGTTAGCAGCCACAGCCGTTGACTTTCCAAAGACTGGGAAGCTTGTAACTATGCCAGCTCATTTGAAACCAAAAATGTATCCAGATTTTATGGGGAAGGAAGATTATCAGTCCTATAAGTCAACCAAAATTTTGGGAAGACTTTATCGCCAGATTAAAGATGCTTATGATGATAATGTTGAGGCTGCATCTTCAGAGCTCATTGTTGTTCCTGGAGATATACCTTATGATAGGGATCTCGAGGTTTTTGGATCATCTGATTACATTTTGGATGCCTGGGATCAAAAGTGCTCATATGATGGGCAGCTGAAAGGTCTTCTTGGCCAGTATAAAGTGAGAAGAGAAGAAGAGGTGGTAACTGGTCACATTTGGTCCATGCCAAAGTACAACAGCAGGAAGCAAGGGGAACTGAAAGAGAGGCTCAAGCAATCTTACAGTGTGCTCAAGAAAGAATTTAGGCAAGTTTTTGAGAAATTGGATTTGGATTTTGAAGAACTACAAGATGATGAGAAAAACTTGCTGTATGAGCGAAAGGCATCAGCATGGTACCAGGTTGCTTACCATCCCAAATGGATAAAAAAGTCAATGGAGTTGCAAGAGCCTGATGCTGCTGCCAATGCAGCAATGTTGAGCTTTGCTTGGATCGCAGCTGATTACCTTGCTCGGATTAAGATTAGGTGCAGGGGAATTGAAGGTGTTGATACTGCTAAGCCTGTCAACTCACTGGTGAAGTACCTGGCTGATCGGATCTGA
- the LOC110644689 gene encoding putative protein FAR1-RELATED SEQUENCE 10, with protein sequence MKPSNNIWIRRQQCPCGDWKCYIKYEGDDQTSMSSHLVKNETPSISSSAEVVFTPYVGQIFKSDDDAFEYYSNFARKNGFSIRKARSTESQNLGIYRRDFVCYRSGFNQPRKKANVEHPRDRKSVRCGCDAKLYLTKEIVDGDTQWYVSQFSNVHNHELLEDDQVRLLPAYRKIQEADQERILLLSKAGFPVNRIVKVLELEKGVQPGQLPFIEKDVRNFVRTCKKTVQENDALLTEKRENDTLELLEACKAMTERDADFAYDYTTDENEKVENIAWSYGDSVRACTIYGDVVTFDTSYRSITYGLLLGMWFGMDNNGKAILFGCVLLQDESSDSFAWALQSFVRFMRGRHPQTIITDIDSGLRDAIARELANTKHIICIWHILSKLFSWFSFSLGSQYEDFKAEFDMLCRLESVEDFEHQWNLLVARFGLASDKHMGLLFSYRGYWSFSCIRGYFLARSLTAEFSQCLDVFLKSILRGQTCLQVFFEQVALAANFGNQSRDGMQYMHIKTSMPIEEHARSVLTPYAFNVFQHEIILSLQYGTQEMADGSYLLRHYKKMDGECLVIWIPEEEQIHCSCKEFDQSGILCRHSLRVLSVKNYFQLPEKYLPLRWRRKHSLLPMDDQNAQSNSDECAQTFHSLASTLLTESLVSKERFTHVHRELTGLLDHVRTMPMTEEFSLNMTNNNISES encoded by the exons ATGAAGCCATCAAATAACATATGGATTCGACGCCAGCAATGCCCATGTGGAGATTGGAAATGCTATATTAAGTATGAAGGAGATGATCAGACATCAATGAGCTCTCATCTTGTAAAGAATGAGACACCATCAATATCATCATCAGCAGAAGTTGTCTTTACACCTTATGTAGGCCAAATTTTCAAAAGTGATGATGATGCTTTTGAGTATTACAGCAATTTTGCTCGGAAGAATGGATTTTCAATCAGGAAAGCACGGTCAACTGAAAGCCAAAATTTAGGGATTTATAGACGAGATTTTGTTTGTTATCGATCTGGATTTAATCAACCAAGAAAAAAGGCCAACGTGGAGCATCCCCGGGACAGGAAGTCAGTTCGATGTGGATGTGATGCAAAATTGTATCTTACTAAGGAAATTGTTGATGGTGACACTCAATGGTATGTCTCACAGTTTAGCAATGTTCATAATCATGAATTATTGGAAGATGACCAGGTGCGCTTGCTACCTGCATATCGGAAAATACAGGAGGCTGATCAAGAACGCATTCTTTTGCTATCCAAAGCAGGGTTTCCTGTTAATCGGATAGTGAAGGTGTTGGAGTTAGAAAAGGGTGTTCAACCAGGACAATTGCCCTTTATAGAGAAGGATGTTAGAAATTTTGTTCGAACTTGTAAGAAGACTGTCCAAGAAAATGATGCTCTGCTCACTGAAAAGAGAGAGAATGATACATTAGAACTTCTTGAGGCCTGCAAGGCTATGACAGAGAGGGATGCAGATTTTGCTTATGATTATACAACTGATGAAAATGAAAAGGTTGAAAATATTGCATGGTCATATGGAGACTCTGTCCGTGCATGTACAATTTATGGTGATGTAGTTACATTTGACACCTCATATCGTTCTATTACATATGGGTTGCTCCTAGGAATGTGGTTTGGCATGGATAACAATGGGAAGGCAATTTTATTTGGATGTGTTTTGTTGCAAGATGAAAGTTCTGATTCCTTTGCATGGGCTTTACAG AGTTTTGTTCGCTTTATGCGAGGAAGACATCCACAGACAATTATAACAGATATAGATTCAGGTCTGAGGGATGCTATAGCAAGGGAGTTGGCAAACACTAAACATATTATATGCATATGGCACATTCTGTCCAAATTATTCAGCTGGTTCTCTTTTTCTCTTGGATCACAGTATGAAGATTTTAAAGCTGAGTTTGATATGCTGTGTCGCCTTGAAAGTGTAGAAGATTTTGAACACCAGTGGAATCTTTTGGTTGCTAGATTTGGACTTGCTTCAGATAAGCATATGGGTCTTCTCTTTTCATATAGAGGATACTGGTCATTTTCCTGTATCAGAGGTTACTTTCTGGCTCGTTCCTTGACAGCTGAGTTTTCTCAATGTCTGGATGTATTCTTAAAAAGTATATTGAGAGGACAAACATGTTTGCAAGTATTCTTTGAGCAG GTTGCTCTTGCTGCCAACTTTGGAAATCAAAGCAGAGATGGGATGCAGTATATGCATATCAAGACGAGCATGCCTATTGAAGAACATGCAAGAAGTGTTCTCACACCTTATGCCTTTAATGTATTTCAGCATGAAATAATTTTGTCCCTGCAGTATGGAACACAAGAAATGGCAGATGGATCATACCTTCTGAGGCACTACAAGAAAATGGATGGGGAATGTCTTGTAATTTGGATACCAGAAGAGGAGCAAATTCATTGTTCATGCAAGGAATTTGACCAGTCTGGAATATTATGTAGGCACTCTCTTAGAGTACTTTCAGTCAAGAACTACTTTCAGCTCCCGGAAAAATACTTACCTCTTCGTTGGCGAAGGAAGCATTCTTTGTTGCCAATGGATGATCAAAATGCTCAAAGCAACAGTGATGAGTGTGCTCAAACCTTTCATTCTCTTGCTTCAACTCTATTGACAGAGTCATTGGTATCCAAGGAACGTTTTACTCATGTTCATCGAGAACTTACAGGACTTCTTGATCATGTTCGAACTATGCCTATGACAGAAGAATTCTCGTTGAATATGACCAATAACAATATTAGTGAATCTTAG
- the LOC110644681 gene encoding uncharacterized protein LOC110644681, whose amino-acid sequence MESIKLKHQNYPTNWSKFSNSHSLQLVILFFVILLSSSLFPLMFQLMQFLNCKMGKNYMFLLCNGILVIIVKNSGLISNSQPQESNQITGKSREKIGGSPMKSQELSEVKTVVTEEKNVGMEVEEAREIEHKSSIVVRNVHLIAKDKADDQQWIENGIATVEEEEEEEEEVGLLSAEELNKKCDDFIRKMKEGIRFEAQ is encoded by the coding sequence ATGGAATCAATCAAGCTCAAGCATCAAAACTACCCAACCAATTGGAGCAAATTCAGCAATTCTCACTCCCTGCAGCTTGTGATTTTGTTCTTTGTGATACTTCTTAGTTCTTCACTATTTCCTTTAATGTTCCAGTTAATGCAGTTCCTTAACTGCAAGATGGGCAAGAACTACATGTTCCTTCTTTGCAATGGGATTCTGGTTATAATCGTCAAGAATTCAGGTCTCATCAGCAATTCTCAACCTCAAGAGTCTAATCAAATTACTGGTAAGAGCAGAGAAAAGATTGGAGGAAGCCCCATGAAATCACAAGAATTATCAGAGGTGAAAACAGTGGTTACAGAAGAAAAAAATGTGGGCATGGAAGTTGAAGAAGCACGAGAAATTGAGCACAAGTCTTCGATTGTGGTGAGAAATGTTCATTTGATCGCAAAAGACAAAGCTGATGATCAACAGTGGATTGAGAATGGGATAGCTacggttgaagaagaagaagaagaagaagaagaagttggaTTGTTGAGTGCAGAAGAGTTAAACAAGAAATGTGATGATTTTATAAGAAAGATGAAAGAAGGAATCAGATTTGAAGCTCAATGA